One genomic region from Mus caroli unplaced genomic scaffold, CAROLI_EIJ_v1.1 scaffold_12888_1, whole genome shotgun sequence encodes:
- the LOC110287934 gene encoding LOW QUALITY PROTEIN: vomeronasal type-2 receptor 116-like (The sequence of the model RefSeq protein was modified relative to this genomic sequence to represent the inferred CDS: inserted 1 base in 1 codon), which produces MKNLCVFTLSFFLLEFSLISCHLTEPMCFWRIKNNEDNDGDLRSDCGFFLAAVEEPTDYPYNISDLSFRIPARRYEFFLVLFFATDEINKNPYLLPNMSLIFPINDGQCEKTLGDLDKIYSEKSYTVEFTDYICAYFGTCFIALIGPSWKTSIKLSINSXTPRVFFGPFNPKLSDHDQFPYVHQVATKDTRLSHAMVSLMLHFRWTWIGLVISDDDQSIQFLSDMREEMQRRGICLAFVXMIPEDMQLYMTRAKIYDKQIMESTAKVVIIYGEMNSTLEVSFRRWEDLGVRRIWITTSQWDVITNKKDFSLDFFQGTVTFAHHVREIANFRNFLQTMNSEKYTENVSESRLGWNYFNCSISKNSNKKDHFTFNNTLEWTTLHKYDIVLSEEGYNLYNAVYAVAHTYHELILQQVESQQITVPKGTFTDCQQVSSMLKSRIFTNPVGELVNMKHRENQCTXYDIFIIWNFPQGLGLKVKIGSYLPCFHQSQQLHISDDLEWTTGGSSVDMEQCVRCPDDKYANLXKTHCLQRAVSFLAXEDPLGMALGCMALSFSALTVLILVTFVKYKDTPIVKANNSILSYILLISLVFCFLCSLLFIGHPNQATCILQQTTFGVFFTVAISTVLAKTITVLMAFTLTTPGRRMRGMLASGAPNLVIPICTLIQLVLCGIWLGTSPPFIDRDTQSEHGKTIIICNKGSVIAFHFVLGYLGALALGSFTVAFLARNLPDRFNEAKFLTFSMLVFCSVWITFLPVYHSTRGTAXGGCGGFLHLSF; this is translated from the exons ATGAAAAACCTGTGTGTTttcactctttcctttttcctcctggaGTTTTCTCTGATCTCGTGCCACTTGACTGAACCCATGTGCTTTTGGAGGATAAAGAATAATGAAGATAATGATGGAGATTTGAGAAGTGACTGTGGGTTTTTCCTTGCAGCAGTTGAGGAACCTACTGACTACCCTTATAATATCTCTGATCTTAG TTTCAG AATACCAGCAAGAAGATATGAGTTTTTCCTAGTACTGTTTTTTGCAACTGATGAAATCAACAAGAATCCTTATCTTTTACCCAACATGTCTTTGATATTCCCCATTAATGATGGTCAGTGTGAAAAAACATTGGGAGATCTGgataaaatatattcagaaaagAGCTATACTGTGGAATTTACTGATTATATCTGTGCATATTTTGGAACCTGTTTCATAGCCCTTATAGGACCATCATGGAAAACATCAATAAAACTGTCAATTAATTCTNGGACACCAAGG gttttctttggaccatttaaTCCTAAGCTGAGTGACCATGACCAGTTTCCCTATGTCCATCAAGTAGCCACCAAGGACACACGTTTGTCTCATGCAATGGTCTCCTTGATGCTTCATTTTAGATGGACTTGGATAGGACTGGTCATCTCAGATGATGACCAGAGTATTCAGTTTCTATCAGACATGAGAGAAGAAATGCAAAGACGTGGAATCTGTTTAGCTTTTGTTAANATGATCCCAGAAGACATGCAGTTATATATGACAAGGGCTAAGATATATGATAAACAAATTATGGAATCAACAGCAAAGGTTGTTATCATTTACGGTGAAATGAACTCTACCTTAGAAGTTAGCTTTAGAAGGTGGGAAGATTTAGGTGTAAGGAGAATCTGGATCACAACCTCACAATGGGATGTCAtcacaaataaaaaagatttcaGCCTCGATTTCTTCCAAGGGACTGTCACTTTTGCACACCATGTACGTGAAATTGCTAACTTTAGAAATTTCTTGCAAACAATGAACAgtgaaaaatacacagaaaacgTTTCTGAGTCTAGACTGGGgtggaattattttaattgttccaTCTCTAAGAACAGCAATAAAAAGGATCATTTTACATTCAACAACACATTGGAATGGACAACACTGCACAAATATGACATTGTCCTAAGTGAGGAAGGCTACAATTTGTATAATGCTGTGTATGCTGTGGCCCACACCTACCATGAACTCATTCTTCAACAAGTAGAATCTCAGCAAATTACAGTGCCCAAAGGAACATTCACTGACTGTCAGCAg GTGTCTTCCATGCTGAAATCCAGGATATTTACTAACCCTGTTGGAGAACTGGTGAACATGAAGCATAGGGAAAATCAGTGTACAGANTATGACATTTTCATCATTTGGAATTTTCCACAAGGCCTtggattaaaagtgaaaataggaaGCTATTTGCCTTGTTTCCATCAGAGCCAACAACTTCATATATCTGATGATTTGGAGTGGACAACAGGAGGATCATCAGTGG ATATGGAACAGTGTGTGCGGTGTCCAGATGATAAGTATGCCAACTTAGANAAAACCCACTGCCTCCAAAGAGCTGTGTCATTCCTGGCTTANGAAGATCCATTGGGGATGGCTCTAGGATGCATGGCCCTGTCCTTCTCTGCCCTCACAGTTCTAATACTAGTCACTTTTGTGAAGTACAAGGATACACCCATTGTGAAGGCCAATAACAGCATTCTCAGCTACATCCTGCTCATCTCTCtagtcttctgttttctctgctcaTTGCTCTTCATTGGACATCCCAACCAGGCCACCTGTATCCTGCAGCAGACCACATTTGGAGTATTTTTCACAGTGGCTATTTCTACAGTGTTGGCTAAAACAATAACTGTACTCATGGCTTTCACGCTCACTACTCCAGGGAGAAGGATGAGAGGGATGCTGGCATCAGGGGCACCTAACTTGGTCATTCCCATTTGTACCCTAATCCAActtgttctctgtggaatctgGTTAGGAACATCTCCTCCCTTTATTGACAGAGATACGCAATCTGAACATGGAAAGACCATCATTATTTGCAACAAAGGCTCAGTCATTGCCTTCCACTTTGTTCTGGGATACTTGGGTGCCTTGGCTCTGGGGAGCTTTACTGTGGCTTTCTTGGCTAGGAACCTTCCTGACAGATTCAATGAAGCCAAATTCCTAACATTCAGCATGCTggtgttctgcagtgtctggatcaccttcctccctgtctaCCACAGCACCAGGGGAACGG ATGGTGGTTGTGGAGGTTTTCTCCATCTTAGCTTCTAG